The proteins below are encoded in one region of Sminthopsis crassicaudata isolate SCR6 chromosome 1, ASM4859323v1, whole genome shotgun sequence:
- the LOC141551631 gene encoding transcription elongation factor A protein 1-like produces the protein MVQNKNAAGALDLLKELQDVPMTLELLRSTKIGISVNTVRKQSTDEEVTSLAKSLVTRWKKSVSGPSKTEASKKGTCSLFPMSKAKEETKASDSFIKAFPRAPSTSDSVPIKCRELLAAALRTGGDYFAIGADVEELGAQIEEAVYQELRNRDMKYQNRLRRRTANLKDAKKPNLRKNVLCGNIPPDSFARMTAVEMASEELKEIRRNLTKEAIRTHQMARTGGTQTDLFPCGKCNKKNGT, from the exons ATGGTGCAAAACAAGAACGCGGCCGGGGCACTGGATTTACTAAAGGAACTTCAAGACGTTCCCATGACTCTGGAATTATTGAGGTCCACAAAAATTGGAATATCGGTAAATACTGTGCGCAAGCAGAGCACAGATGAAGAAGTCACATCATTAGCCAAGTCTCTCGTCACACGCTGGAAGAAGTCTGTCTCTGGGCCCTCCAAGACTGAAGCAAGCAAAAAAGGGACCTGCTCACTCTTCCCAAT GAGCAAAGCAAAGGAAGAGACAAAGGCTTCTGATTCCTTCATTAAAGCTTTCCCCCGGGCACCAAGCACTTCAGATTCGGTTCCAATCAAGTGCCGAGAGTTGCTTGCTGCAGCCCTCAGAACTGGAGGTGACTACTTCGCTATTGGCGCCGATGTTGAAGAACTGGGCGCTCAGATTGAGGAAGCTGTATATCAGGAGTTACGGAACAGGGACATGAAGTATCAAAACAGGCTACGAAGGAGAACAGCAAATCTCAAGGACGCAAAGAAGCCAAACTTAAGGAAAAACGTACTGTGTGGGAACATACCTCCAGATTCCTTTGCTAGAATGACTGCAGTCGAAATGGCTAGTGAGGAACTTAAAGAGATACGCAGAAACCTGACCAAAGAAGCTATTAGAACACATCAAATGGCCCGGACGGGTGGGACCCAAACGGACCTATTTCCATGTGGCAAATGTAACAAGAAGAACGGTACCTAG